TATGGATTTCTGAATATTATGTTTAAAATATTAGATGAAGAGGCGCCGGAGTATCTTACGGTTGCCTTTGATGTGCATGCTCCCACGTTCCGTCATGAGATGTACGCGGACTATAAGGGGACGAGAAAACCGATGGCGGAAGAGCTCAGACAGCAGGTGCCGGTCATCAAAGATGTCCTGAAGGCTATGGGCATCAACATTATAGAACAGGCGGGCCTCGAGGCGGATGATCTTCTCGGGACGATATCAAAGCGCTGCGGACGGCAGGGGATGGACGTGTCTGTCATAAGCGGCGACCGGGATCTTCTGCAGCTTGCGACGAAGCGCGTGAAGATCCGTATCCCAAAGACAAAGCAGGGGAGAACGGAGATAGAAGATTACTACGCGGAGGATGTGAAGGAACGGTATCAGGTGACTCCGGAGGAATTTATTGATCTGAAAGCGCTGATGGGCGATGCCTCAGATAATATTCCGGGTGTTCCGAGCATCGGAGAGAAGACTGCGACAAAAATCATAACAGAGTATCATTCCATTGAAAATGCATATGAGCATGTGGAGGAGCTGAAGCCGCCGAGAGCTGCCAAAGCGCTGAAGGAACATTGGGATATGGCGGTTATGAGCAGGAAGCTGGCAAAGATCAATGTAGACGCAGGCGTTGCATTCAGGCTAGACGAGGCGAAGCTTGGCAATGTATTTACAGAGGAAGCCTACGGATGGTTCCAGCGGCTTCAATTTAAGAACCTGCTCGGCAGGTTTGATGTGAAAGCGCCGTCAAACTCGGTGGAAGACTGCTTCAGGGAGATCGCGTCACCGGAGGAAGCCGGGAAGATACTGGCAGAGGCCAAAAAAGCAGCCCTTGCAGGGGCGGTCATCTTTAAGGATACGAAGAACACACTGCCGCTTTTTGCGGGACAGGCAGATATCGGCGGGATCGGCCTGTGCTATGGGGCAGACAAGATATTCTGTATCCGGGCGGACGGTGATATAACGGCAGAATATCTGCTCCGCGAATTGAAGGAGGTGTCCGGCAGCGTTCAGACATTTTCCATGTTTGATATAAAAGAGTCCATGCAGTATTTTACTGTCGCAGAACCTTCCGCCTGCTTTGATGTGACGATCGCGGCATACCTTCTGAATCCGCTGAAAAACGATTATACGTATGAGGATGTGGCGCGGGAGCAGCTCGGGCTCCTGCTTGAGGATAAAGTAGAAGATCATGTGAAAGTATGCTATGAGGCGTACACGGCATATGCGTCGGTGGAACCGCTCAGACAGAAGCTTAAAGAGACACAGATGGAGCATCTGTTCACAGATATAGAGATGCCCCTTGTGTTCACGTTGTACGATATGGAACAAAACGGCGTCAGGATCGAGGCCGAAGCGCTGAAGTTTTACGGGGAGCAGCTGGGGATCAAGATCGAGGAGCTGGAAAAAGAGATCTATGAGGCTGCAGGGGAAGAATTCAATATTAATTCTCCGAAACAGCTCGGGGTCATCTTATTTGACAAGATGGGGCTGAAAGGCGGCAAGAAGACGAAGACAGGTTATTCTACGGCGGCGGATGTACTTGACAAGCTGGCTCCGGATTATCCGGTCGTGGCGCAGATACTGGAATACCGGCAGCTTACAAAGCTCAAGTCCACTTATGCGGACGGACTGTCAAATTATATCAGCGGGGACGGAAGGATCCACGGGAAATTCAACCAGACGATCACAGCCACAGGGAGGATCAGCAGTACAGAGCCGAACCTGCAGAATATCCCGGTGCGCATGGAACTTGGCAGACTGATCCGCAAAGTATTTATCCCGGAGGACGGATATGTGTTTATCGATGCGGATTATTCCCAGATAGAGCTTCGTGTGCTTGCGCACTGCTCCGGCGATGAACAGCTCATCAATGCATATAAAGAGCAGAAGGATATTCACCGCATCACCGCCTCCCAGGTGTTCCACGTCCCGTTCGGGGAAGTGACGGATCTTCAGAGGAGGAACGCGAAAGCGGTCAATTTCGGTATTGTATATGGTATCAGTTCTTTTGGCCTGAGTCAGGATTTGAGTATCACGAGAAAAGAAGCGGCCAAATATATTGACGATTATTTTAAGACTTATCCCGGCATCAAGCTGTTTCTTGATGACACGGTGGCGCACGCAAAGGAGATGGGGTATGTAGTGACGCTTTTTGGCAGGCGGCGCCCTGTGCCGGAGCTTTCCTCAAGCAACTTTATGCAGCGTTCTTTCGGAGAGCGGGTAGCCATGAACTCTCCGATACAGGGGACGGCGGCGGATATCATAAAGATAGCGATGATAGGCGTGAACAGGCGTCTCAAGGAGAAGCATATGAGATCAAGACTCGTACTGCAGGTGCACGATGAACTGCTCATAGAGGCTTATGGGCCGGAGCTTGAAGAGGTGAAGGCGATCCTGAAGGATGAGATGGAGCATGCGGCATCCCTGGAGGTACCGCTTGAAATAGATATGCATACAGGAGATAACTGGTACGAAGCAAAATAACAGAGGGATAAAAATATGAAAATTATAGGCATCACAGGCGGCGTAGGGGCAGGAAAAACACAGATACTGGAATACTTGAACGACAAATACGGTGCCACCGTATGTCAGGCCGACGAGGTGGCAAAGAAGCTGCAGAAGAAAGGAACAGACTGCCACCGGGCTATTGTTGAGCATTTCGGCGCGGACATTCTGGATCCGAAAGGAGAGCTGAACAGGGAAAAACTGGCGCAGATCATATTTACCGATAAGGAAGAGCGTGCCGTTTTGAATGGAATCGTCCATCCGGCCGTAAAAGAGGAGATACGAAAGATCATAAAGAAAGAAGAGCGGAAGCATACGAGCCTTTTTCTCCTGGAGGCGGCCCTTCTCATAGATGACCATTACGAGCAGATCTGCGATGAGATATGGTATGTCTATGTGGAGGACGCCATCCGGAAAAAACGGCTCATCTATGCGAGAGGATACGACGCGGAAAAAGTGGACGACATTATTGCGTCCCAGCTCCCAAAGGACGTTTTTCTGCGAAACAGCGACAGAGTCATCGACAACAGCGGCATTTTTGAGGAGACAAAGATACAGCTGGATGAGATGATCCGAAATCTCTGGTGATCAGGACAGATGATGTACTAATATATATAATTGACAGGAGTGTATACATACATGAGACTATGCAGCATAGCAAGCGGAAGCAGCGGGAACTGTATCTATGTGGGAGATGACAACACACATCTGCTCGTAGATACAGGAATCAGTAAAAAGAGGATAGACCAGGGCTTACATACACTGGGGATCAAAGGGGAAGAGATCGAGGGTATCCTCATCACCCATGAACATATTGACCACATACAGGGACTCGGCGTATTCAGCAGAAAATACGAAGTGCCTATCTATGCCACCGGCGGAACGATCGAAGGGATCAAATGCACGAACAGCATCGGCAGAATGCCGGAAGGACTGCTCCATGAAATAGAGGTGGACGATGAGTTTCTGCTCGGCAGCCTGAAAATACAGCCGTTTGCCATTTCACATGATGCCCGGCAGCCGTCCGGTTACCGGATAGAAGGAGACAATAAAGCGGTTGCGGTCGCCACTGACCTGGGAAAATATGACGAATACACGGTAGAGCATCTGAGAGAGCTTGACGCAGTGCTTCTTGAGGCAAACCATGACATTCACATGCTGGAGGTAGGCCCTTACCCATATCCGCTGAAACGCAGGGTGATGGGGGAAAAGGGACATCTCTCGAATGAATTGTCAGGCAGACTTCTTTGTGATATACTACATGACAATCTCAAATACGTAATGCTCGGACATCTGAGTAAAGAAAACAATTACGAAGAGCTGGCTTACGAGACGGTCAAGCTTGAGGTCAGCCTCGGGGACAATCCTTATAAAGGAG
This is a stretch of genomic DNA from [Clostridium] hylemonae DSM 15053. It encodes these proteins:
- the polA gene encoding DNA polymerase I; protein product: MAEKIVLIDGHSILNRAFYGLPDLTNSEGLHTNAVYGFLNIMFKILDEEAPEYLTVAFDVHAPTFRHEMYADYKGTRKPMAEELRQQVPVIKDVLKAMGINIIEQAGLEADDLLGTISKRCGRQGMDVSVISGDRDLLQLATKRVKIRIPKTKQGRTEIEDYYAEDVKERYQVTPEEFIDLKALMGDASDNIPGVPSIGEKTATKIITEYHSIENAYEHVEELKPPRAAKALKEHWDMAVMSRKLAKINVDAGVAFRLDEAKLGNVFTEEAYGWFQRLQFKNLLGRFDVKAPSNSVEDCFREIASPEEAGKILAEAKKAALAGAVIFKDTKNTLPLFAGQADIGGIGLCYGADKIFCIRADGDITAEYLLRELKEVSGSVQTFSMFDIKESMQYFTVAEPSACFDVTIAAYLLNPLKNDYTYEDVAREQLGLLLEDKVEDHVKVCYEAYTAYASVEPLRQKLKETQMEHLFTDIEMPLVFTLYDMEQNGVRIEAEALKFYGEQLGIKIEELEKEIYEAAGEEFNINSPKQLGVILFDKMGLKGGKKTKTGYSTAADVLDKLAPDYPVVAQILEYRQLTKLKSTYADGLSNYISGDGRIHGKFNQTITATGRISSTEPNLQNIPVRMELGRLIRKVFIPEDGYVFIDADYSQIELRVLAHCSGDEQLINAYKEQKDIHRITASQVFHVPFGEVTDLQRRNAKAVNFGIVYGISSFGLSQDLSITRKEAAKYIDDYFKTYPGIKLFLDDTVAHAKEMGYVVTLFGRRRPVPELSSSNFMQRSFGERVAMNSPIQGTAADIIKIAMIGVNRRLKEKHMRSRLVLQVHDELLIEAYGPELEEVKAILKDEMEHAASLEVPLEIDMHTGDNWYEAK
- a CDS encoding MBL fold metallo-hydrolase, which codes for MRLCSIASGSSGNCIYVGDDNTHLLVDTGISKKRIDQGLHTLGIKGEEIEGILITHEHIDHIQGLGVFSRKYEVPIYATGGTIEGIKCTNSIGRMPEGLLHEIEVDDEFLLGSLKIQPFAISHDARQPSGYRIEGDNKAVAVATDLGKYDEYTVEHLRELDAVLLEANHDIHMLEVGPYPYPLKRRVMGEKGHLSNELSGRLLCDILHDNLKYVMLGHLSKENNYEELAYETVKLEVSLGDNPYKGEDIPVMVAKRDTVSEIITV
- the coaE gene encoding dephospho-CoA kinase (Dephospho-CoA kinase (CoaE) performs the final step in coenzyme A biosynthesis.), translating into MKIIGITGGVGAGKTQILEYLNDKYGATVCQADEVAKKLQKKGTDCHRAIVEHFGADILDPKGELNREKLAQIIFTDKEERAVLNGIVHPAVKEEIRKIIKKEERKHTSLFLLEAALLIDDHYEQICDEIWYVYVEDAIRKKRLIYARGYDAEKVDDIIASQLPKDVFLRNSDRVIDNSGIFEETKIQLDEMIRNLW